The region GATCAAATCCAATTACAAAATGCAAAAATAACATAGTACCATGTTTGTGAATTTCAATTCATCCTATTCCATTATATTATACTATAAGCATCCATTATATTATACTATAAGCAGGGTAATCCTTAGATGGAAGTATATGTACTATATGCGTACTCACATAATggaaaaaataaatcattaacATAATTAATCGAGGCTGCAACAGCAATCTCCTTTTCTCTTTAAATTTTAGTTCTTTTTATGCGATTCCACTCAACTATCACCTCGAATTTTGCAGTTTTTTCCCCACTATATATATCAGCCAGTGTTTGTCACTCACCTCCAACAATATATATTTCTCAGCACTAATACAAAATCAAAAACACGAAACAACTTACATGAATAATGATGAAAATATCATATTAATCAACAAAATCTGAAAGAACAAACCTCAAAAATTGAGAGCCAATTAACCAAAGATGACatggaaaacaaaaaaaaagaatttcgGATGGTATGCGTGGAAACCATTTCCCAAAAATTTATAGTTGAAAAGACAGGGTATAATTAACGATTGAGAAGCTTATGTTAGACTTTTTACCTTCATTGGGGGCATTAATCAATGAGAATCAAGAGGTGATTGAGGTAGAGTTCATGGAAACGATTAAGGAGAATGGAGAATCGAGAGGCAAATGACAGAGATCTTGTGAGAAGCCAGCCACCATCATAATAGAAACATTGATTTGGAGATGGTAAGGACCTGATTATTGAATTCCATTGATTATGGTGAAACGCTTTCCATTGACTGTGGTGAAACACAACTGAGATTTGAGTGAGGGGATTAGAATGGAAATGTTGAAGAAGATATTAAGGAATTTTGAGGATGAAGGAGAATCGAGGATTTTGAGAACGCTGGGATTTGAGGGCTGCTACGTAGGCTAAGTTGGTAttcctattataaagaagatgtCCATTCAAGGTGTCCATAATAACCCCCAATCTAAAAAATAGACatacaaattcaaataatacATCACACAACATACCTTAAGTAGCACATCCATGCATACAAATTAGCGAGCCTTGATTGCACATATAAGAGGGGACTCCATAACTAAAAAACTTACATTTAGCTGCAAAGTAGAGAgcagcaaaaaaataaaaaataaaaaaaatatgagcaTTCAATAGTACATTAGTCTCACAAGATTATATCAATATGATTGGATACAGTAGCAAAATTGACATGCAAAACTAATCAAACTCTTATCCACATCCAAAATTTTTAATGATTTAAGATAGTCTTGATTTGCACCATGAGACAATAGAAACGTCACAGCTTCGGTATTCCTAAAAGATACTTACAATTTGTAAAGTGGTTTCCTCCACATAATCTGCATTTATTCTCTGCAAGAAATAAAGCTTGAGCAAGAACAAAAGAGAAGCTCAAAGAaatagcttgaggatgataaaATTGTCTCTAAGACAATTCGTCCAACACATGGAGGGCAACATATAGACACAACTCACCATCAATTCAACGCAATtgctgtaaaaaaaaaattatattctttaACTTATTTGCATTTGCAACTATAATAAACATAAttcttaattttattcataGTAAACAATTGTTGGTGCGTAAATTGATTATTCTAAATTGACAAAACAGATCGATTaagtagagaaaaaaaaatacgattattaaaaaaataagatgcATACCTGCTGGAATGTACTGAGGGTGTCTGTGAGGGAGCGGGGGGGTGGGGAGTCGGAGGAGACGGCTGAGTAATAGCCACGCCGGTCAATATCGCCGCACACCCGAATTTCCTACCCTAGCTCTACCAGGGATAGGTGATATACTGATAGTCACGCGGGTTAATATCATTAACAGTGATGAGAATGGAAGTGTGGACTGATTATAGGCTTCTAATTGGAGCTGATTTGGCGCTGATTATTGACGAAATTGATTAGCGATAAAGACTGATTAGCGAATGAGAATGGAAAACTGAAAGGGAGAAAGGAGAATTCAGAATGGTAGAAAAGATGGATTTTGAGGGTTACGCTTTCCTcagtagaattcaaggagaatAAAATAGAGATCATTGAGAGCGTAGGATAGAGAATTGATGTGGGCTCTCAAAAATGTATTCCACTATATAATTGATAGATATGTAAAATAATTTCTATacaatgaatttaatttttgcTTCATGTATAGTGGCAACCATGCTCATTATATGTTggtttaagaaaaaatatatatataaaaatggaGTGGGAGAGAGATCATCTTCCAAATTAGTTAAACGCAGCTGCTGCCATTAGAATCGAGCTCACGTTTGTTTTGCTGAAGGCAGTGCTGGTATTTTTTGGAGATCTTTCCAGCCAGAATTTTTATAAGGATTTTAAATCACTCATAGCTtattttgttgttgatgttTTCTTGTTCTTCATTAGTTCAAGTTTTTGAAAAATGTCGACAGAAAGGAAAGtgtaatttgaatttttgaaaaaaaatatatatatatttcattatcATTACCAGCCATAAGAATGGAATCAATTAAGGATTTGTCATTCCATTCCTTATACATACCAGCCatagaaattttattacttAATTCATTCCATTCCTATTCTGATTCCATAACTAAAGTCAttccatttcatttttatttcattccTGCATACCAGCCGTAGGAATGAAATTAGATGGGAATGAAATGAATTTTGGAATGGAATCACAAtgggaatggaatggaatgaaatgaaatgaaatatagGATTCTCATGGTTGGTATTTACAAGAAATGAATGGAtaggaatgaaataaaattaacacaataataataataataataataataataataataataataataataataataataataataataataataataataataataataataatatcatcattattttataattattattattattattaaaattattttatttttttacaattattatttaattaaaaataaacaaactTTTAGTTTTGAGTAATctgacaataataataataataataataataataataataataataataattattattattattattattattattattattattattaatatcattattttataattattaattattatttgttacattttcttattattattattaaaattattttgacgatgaagcgcagtttgttggtaagacgcttcccctccaaccaataggtcgggggttcgagtcaccctaggagctagagtgtgagtggattttttcctttctttggttgtaacaatttaaaaaaaaaattattaaaattattttatttttttacaattattatttaattaaaaatgaacAAACTTTTAGTTTTGAGTAAtctcacaataataataataataataataataataataataataattattattattattattattattattattattattaataaaattattttattttttacaattgttattattattattattagtattatattaataaaattattttattttactattattattattattattatttatttatttaaaaataaataagcttTTATTTTTGAGTAATATCATATCCGTGGGAATATCCAATACCATGGGGAGGAGAGGAATGGCTAATCCCATATACATGGGAATTGACATTCCATCGGGAATGACGATTCTCATCACAAAGATCGTTCCAACCATAGGATTGAGAATGGACGCAGGAATTACCATTCCATTCCCATTTCATTCCTGCATACCAATCATGCCCTAAAGGTCAAAGAAACACTGTTCATTCAAGAACGCAAACTCTTTACAATAAaagttcaaaattaatcaaacattgtaaattttcaattccTGAAAGCCCCAAATAGGAAAATATAATTAGACTAATAAACGAAATCAATATATGTTATGCATATAACTAGTAAAGATAAAATTTGAAgccctaaaaaaaattgaaacaacGCGTGAACTCCCCTAAATACTTTACGAATTCGAAAATGGGATGATTTTAATTTGAAAGTAGaagaaaatagtgaaaatttaatatgaaactgaaatttaaCTACAACCAACTCAATCTAATAAATGAGTGAAGAGAAGTGATTGTTGATGAGTTAGTAGATTACACAAAGGCCGAAAAGTTCCACATTTAAAACCCTGGCTTCTTGGTAGTTGGTAACATTATTTACCTCCACCATCTTCAAGAAAAATAACATCATCTGAAATCACTAAAAAATGAAGTAACAAGTTACTCCTCATGGGTCCATACAAATACCTGCACATCTATACGTACACTCATACATGTATATAGATGCAGAGTTACACATTGACAACCACTAATTAAGCGCAGATTGAGTAGCAGTTGGATtaattaatgatgattgatCGGCGCCAACACCCCATCCCATACCAAAAAACTGTGTCTGCTTCAATTCAGTAGAGATGAGGAGGTCTGATGGAAAGATCcaagttgatttgttcatcacaCAAAACATGAGCACGATCCGCAGCTGCAATAACTTTGAAACCGACGTCGTTTCTCATCATCATGGCATCGTCTGTGTGCATGGACACAATTCTAGGGTTTTGGTTGTGGGGATTGAGGAGCCTGTGGGTTTGGGGGTCGATGCCGCGGCTCATGAGTTTTCGTTTGATATGAGTGTTCCAATAGTTCTTGATCTCGTTGTCCGTTCTTCCGGGTAAGCGGGCAGCAATAAGAGACCATCtgcaaattaaatttaattaagataTGATTAGGAATAATAGAAGCACAGTTTCTGCATCGTCTTAATGAAAGAATAAAGTACAAGGAAACATAAGCTACCTATTATTATATCTGtactaagagagagagagaggggcgtACTTGTTGCCGAGCAAACTGTGAAGGCTGATGATGAGCTCGTCTTCTTCCTCGGTGAAATTTCCTCTCTTGAGATCAGGCCTGAGGTAGTTTATCCATCGAAGCCTGCAGCTTTTGCCGCATCTCAACAAACCTGTATAGTAGCAGGAGATGAGATTAagtatgatgagatgagatgaggtaaagatgatgatgattgaccAGCTGCTTTGGGAAGGGATCTCCAGCAGCCTTCACCGTGGAGTTTGATATGCTTGATGAGGCGCTCATCTTCTTCTTTGGTCCAAGCCCCTTTGTTGGTGTGCTCCTTCTCACAGCAAGGGGATCGACCCATGTCTATGTCCACGCactgagtgagagagagagagagagagtgaaggaGGGAATATAAATGAATGAGGCGAGGTGAGAAGGGACAAAGTGTTGTTTGACCAAGTTGGTGTGTGTGTACGTGAGTGGTTGGGAATGCATTTAAGTTAGTGCTTCATTTTTTGGTAGGTACCTctgcttttcattttttttatttcccaCTTTCACTCTTCTTCTGCTTCCTCTTTCCATCCAAATCTTTCTACGTACATTCCCAACCCCACTTCTTCCATTCCCCCCATAAATCTGTACAGTTagtaataaaattttcaaaaacttaatttatttgaaaacGATTTAACTATTTTAATGTAGTTTTAATtatatagttttttatttttaataaaagtaataaaaatgaatcgagttttttttctattttaaaaataaataaacggGTTTTTTCCTATGTGACTAGTTTATGGCTAGTCATAATGTGGCTGTATATATAACATCAATCTTAGCCCCTTGTCCAAACATCTTGTTTTCGCgcactttttgttttttttgttttttatgttGTAAAAACCCGCGGGCGCTATTTTTAATGCGCTTTGAATAAATTTTCGTAGATATGCTCTTATACAATAGTGTATGCAAATCACATAAAAAAGGTAACATAGGCTTTAACTAAACTACTattgtttataaattttatagtTTAAGTTTTTCAATCtttagataaattaattattatttgagttttgtAATTAGAAGGCGATAAAAAGAACAAGTCGTGCCCaattttactttaaaataaattaacttcGTAATGTAAACTTTGATTATTTAGTTTAATtgagtttaaaaaaaaagtttgtggTTTAATAAAAATAACCGTTCGTAAATGTTTGATCGTCTTCCATTGTCTTCACTTcaaatgtttatttgtttttcaaaTATCGTACAATTTACCACATTTTCCACACGTGCTAGCCATGCatgcaaaatcaaataaataatttgattgttGAATTTAGAGGACTGCATGTAAATGATTAAGATGTGAGTCAAAAAGAATGAGTTGAAGGTTAGGAGGCAAGTAAACTTTTTAGATAGCTATAGGGGCCACTGATATGGTTTAAACATTAAAGCCTAGTCCAAGGAAACAGATACGCATTCAAGTATTAtaccttaattataattatttgcgAGTTTTGAACACTttattaaatgaaaaacatataCTCCTGTAATGTAAGATTAATTTATCTTGAAGAAGAACTACATTTCACAATCCGAACACATACAACTAACAAGTAATTACATAGGAATCGAATCAATCCCGACGGTAAATCTatagattaattaataaatagtttGTCGTCAAAGACATATATTTACCCATTTACATCTTGACATTCAAAGTCAACAATTTAATCAAATCACAATATTTGAGTAcatgtatctatatatatatatatatatatatatatatatatatatatatataaaagcacaatcacttttaaaaatagtaacaGTATATTTTTTCGTCAAAAATCatcataatatttttgaaaataattttttgtttctaattttttttattcatttcgtctactctaaataataataataataataataataataataataataataataataatattaataataatattaataatctatgttaatataaatattatataaatttcatacaaaaacataataaaaatttaataaatctaaatcatatttgaaattctatttttaagatatatatatatatatatatatatatatatatatagggagaggttcaaataagaaccactaaataaaattagaacagagaaccattttaaaccattcgatcatcaagatctccggtggatgcatcatcttggtggatgaatgcagatcctgggttcgaatcctgaagggagcaaaaaatttattattttcggatgcattaaatttaatagcgaatgcattaatttatatagtagatgcattgattttaatggttcttatgttctcacgataagtgtggttctcactataaccgcaccctatatatatatatatatatatgtatgtatatatatatatgtatgtatatatagggagaggttcaagaaagaaccataaataaaagaagaccggagaaccattttcagccattcgatcatcaagatctacggtggatgcatcatcttgttggatgaatgcagatcctgggttcgaatcctgaagggagcattttttttaaatttttttagtgcattaattttaacagcgaatgcattaatttttacagtggatgcattagatttgatggttctcccgttctcacaaataatgtagttctctctagaaccacaccctatatatataaatatatatatatatatatataaaattatttatttatctacaaatttatattttaagctaaagagttctaaaatgaacaaatatatataagtttaatAGATGCATTAAactgttataataaaaaatataaatataaatataaatataaatataaatataatatataataaaaatataaaaacataataaaataaacaaattttaaaatgttatgatCCTTGATCatgacaaattttaaaatttcatctttgctaggttctatttgttattattttatcaaaatacaaattttaaaattaaactatatattcattaaatataaaagtatatatagatataatatattaacactCGCGCCAACATATTTATGATTATTAAAGTGTTTGTTAACCAATTTATACCTAAAAAAAGTGTTGTTAACCACTTTTTATTAAACTTTTACCATTCCCACATATTTTTAAGTGGGATTTCTTCTATTTAAAGGCTAagaaaatcatgaatttattcaaatttgaatttcgagaaattaatttatgaaaaaaaaaatatttatccaATAGATTATAagaagttacaaaaaaaaaaaaaaaaaacatcagatATTAATTTGGTAGAAAGCACAGGacaaaattaaaacatataatttACAGACTAAGAAATTTACGTCTGTTAATGGTTAAAGATTACAAGGAAATGACAAAACTAAAATTCATCAACGTTTTGCATGTATTTATTAGAGCAAATGCAGCGCGCCTCCTAAGACTCGGGTCGTCGGCGCCACACTCGTGCTGAAGACACCACCTGATTCGACGTCGGGTCTCTACTAAGGCACGGGTCGATGGCTGTTTTTGGGGGATCCGTGCGCTAAgcgattaaataaaaaaaaaaattcaaaatcttgCAGCCGAGTCTGAGAACGGCAAGTTGTAGTCGAGGAAGATGGAGATATGCAACCACTCACGCCCTTCACTCTAATTTTGTGGAGAAGACGAATTCTGAATTTGGTTTGGGGCGGTGAGGGTGGGGGCGCCTGGGGGTAGGAATGTCAATCGGACCAgtccaccgggttttcgggctagccctatcgggttctgggttaatcgggtgcgggctaatcgggctggagattttttcgggttgtaaatcttcaactctaaccctaaacgttcgggtttcgggctatcccatcgggctaatcaagttaaaggcgtaaaaataaaattatcatttgtattttactattcttaatgatctaatgtataatgtataaaatatacatagatattaaagatataaattatatagcaaaacatgaaatgcaaaaaatataatatattcaagattacataacatataaaataagtttttttgagactatataaaataagttaataataataaaatgttcaactttgttaaaaaaataaaaataaaatattcaacaatagtttgaaattaaacaaaaaaaaagcatCTCAAGAAAAATCTCAAACCTTAAAAGCCTAAACTctaatgtattttaaaattcaatttaaaaaaaaatcagtagcCCAACGGGCTGGCCCGCTTCAACCCGCCAGCCCaaacgggctagcccgatttataatcgggttgcgatttttcaatcccaaccctctaattttgtcgagttattcgggtcggcccacgggtttcgggctggattgacatccctacctgGGGGTATTTGGTGGGTTTGGGtattgttttaattatttatatttttttaatcataattttttatttgttttaaaattctaaatttttattactataattttaatttttattatataatttttatttttattataatgtttgaatttttaactatgtattttttttaattattgtaatgttgaattttaattttaatgaaaatttggaattttaaaataaagtgtaGAATTTGagattttgtggaaatgaagaTTTAAGACACAAGTTAAGTCACAAGGGCTGTGGAGAGTTGCGTCTTAAGTGGAGACTACCACCTAAGACACGACCCAAGACACCAGGGTTGTGAATGCtcttagataaaaaaaataaaaaactgtaCCTATTTTCGTGGCGCTATAATTGTAGAGTATCGTTGGCTAAATTTTGAAAGAACTCCAAAATTTGCAATTGGGACAAAATTCCCATGCACTTATTGAATTATGGAGTCACGTTCTATATATCTTTTAGACGACAATTGTGTTATTTGGGAGTGTAGGAAATAGAACGACGATAATAGAAAAGATGCAGAACCGAAGCGAGAATAAATCTCTCTCCGTAAGGTAAAATTACTTCCGCTCTGTGCTTgcggatctacagtaattgctcccaagatacaacggtttagGGATAATAGACGAGTCCTTAGCACTAAGAGATCGCTATCCGGTTGAACGGCTTGATACTCGGGACTgagtatgtaaactaaactaatatgacaagattaattatctgaatttgttggtgtgtttaatctcattcCGGATGGTTCTATTTATAGTGTTCCAGGGGCTTCCTTGAACGGACATGACTCTTCAGTCCGAAGAGGTGCACCCTTATGGTTCGAAGAGATGTGTCTCTTCTGTCCGAAAGGGTGTACTatttgggcaaacaggtggtccgaaccaGCGTGCCTCTTCGGTTATTAACCGTTGCCACGTAGGTTTGGGTAAACAGGTGGTCCGAAtcatcgtgtctcttcggtccttaACCGCTGCCACGTgcactgtttgggcaaacaggtggtccgaacAGTGATTATTTTTGGGCATTAATTATTCATTCAATTCTTtttagatttgaacaagtaaatataccaacttaatctactcaacatgtagattccaaaaatactttttaattccattaattacaaagtaattatgacattaaataagctatttattccaacaatcccccacatgaatgataattaatgcaaatgcaaaaaaaattaagttccGACGACCCATTATTACATCAGGATAGGTAGTTGTTAGCTTTGAACCTTCCTTAGTGTAATGCcatcggatttactcgttgctcggtgaacgcgatgtcttgaaccggtcaacttttgtgtaaatctagtcaacaacatacacacaataataTATCTAATATCTTTCGTTATCACGTTGTGTCCATTTTGGCCTTGGACCATTTCTTAGATGCATAAGTGTTATTGATAattgaagcggccccacttcttcaCTTATATAGCTAATCTCCTATAAAGAGTATCCTGACATACTCCACCTAATAAAGGCTATAGGTATCATTAAAAGCTTTAAAGGCTTACCCTTTACCACAAGCTGCGGGCTTTGCACTTGAGCAGCTATGAGAATGTGCACTGTTTGGGCAAATAGGTGGTCCGAACCagcgtgtctcttcggtcctgAACCGCCGCCACGTGCACTGTTTGGGCAAATAGGTGGTCCGAACAGTGgctatctttgggcattaattactgattcaattttttatagatttgaacaagtaaatatataccaaattaatctactcaataTATAGATTCTAAAAATactttttaatttcattaattacaaagtaattatgacattaaataagctatttattccaacaaaTTGTGTAAAGAATTATAGAGTGACTGCATTTTTGGGTGATGGACTAAATTGAAAATACAACTTCTTGGGGCCCTAAATTTTTATGGACGGATATGATGGGTTGTTACAAGCTCCGCATATTCtgaaaaaaatatactactTGCTTCCCACCAAACCTTGTTTCatttgaatttatattgttatttTATGATGTACAGTTCCAACTCATTCACTATTTTCCCTCttttcttcctttcttttttttctattgATGTCATTAGAATCTGCCTGCATCCGCTATCTTCAGTATACAAtcaaatttacaaaaaatattagTGAATTCGAACATAATTACAACTAAATTATCCCCAAAGGtactttctttttccttttctgttcccgcttgatatttttcctaaaggtgtgttctctttggttgtaaatttatcatgaaaaaagaaagggaaattaagaaggaaaattttatcacattttaaTGATCTCCACTCTTTTTATCTCATGTTCTATTTGATGAAAAgatataatatgaaaaatattatgaagagagaaaaaagatagagagagagaaagtggggatagagaaaatgaagaaagagaAGGAGAAATAAACAAAGATGagttaattgtatataaattttgaagttaaatgtaaaatatcataaaaatatacaatatgggaaaatattatcatatctataacttgtgataatattatcataaattaaaataaaaagatggaAAAATTGACTGTTTGGGAAAAATTTCCCTCTTGTCTaaaatttttctttcaaatatatatatgtattccaTCATTTTCCATAAATGAGAACGCACCTAATTGTTTAGAGATAGAAGAGTAGTTTTCCTTGAAGCGTCTTCCGCATTTCCTTCTTCTATTTCTAGTTTCCCCTTGACTTCTTTGTTTTAGTGCTTCTAGAAGGTTGTGACCACTTACTCCACTACAATTTGTCACTTTCTTTGCCTTTCTTAATTTTTTGACTTGTAATTACTGGATAGCTTTTAGAGGCATTATAGTAAAGTATGGGGAAAGGTTTGGATTTATCAATCATGAGTATGACAAGTGACATCCTCAGTttcctattttttttccttctttttttgtcTTCTTTTTATATCTGGGTTgatttctttattaattttttatttattgttatgtTTAGAAATATCCACTCATGAAACAAGGCACGAAAAAGAT is a window of Salvia miltiorrhiza cultivar Shanhuang (shh) unplaced genomic scaffold, IMPLAD_Smil_shh original_scaffold_217, whole genome shotgun sequence DNA encoding:
- the LOC131003498 gene encoding MYB-like transcription factor 4, producing the protein MGRSPCCEKEHTNKGAWTKEEDERLIKHIKLHGEGCWRSLPKAAGLLRCGKSCRLRWINYLRPDLKRGNFTEEEDELIISLHSLLGNKWSLIAARLPGRTDNEIKNYWNTHIKRKLMSRGIDPQTHRLLNPHNQNPRIVSMHTDDAMMMRNDVGFKVIAAADRAHVLCDEQINLDLSIRPPHLY